Genomic DNA from Taurinivorans muris:
ACAGGTTTTTTCAAAACGGCGAAACGCCGGAAAGTATGTTCCGGCGTTTCTTCATATCGATTGGGTATGTTATTTTCCAAGTGTTTCAATTTTAAGGTTCAGTTCATCGGAAATGGCAAGAACATTTTGCAGGTCTTTGCTTGCTTCGGTCATAAGCATTGATGTTTCTTCTGCAATATCGCCAACGGATTTGATTCCGTCGGTGACTTCTATGCTTATTTTTGACTGGGAATGGCTGGCATCGGTGATATGTTCGACCTGAGCGGCATTTTTCTCAACGGTTTTAACAATTTCAACGAGCGAATCTCCCGCTTGGGCGGCAAGCTCCGTTGTTCGTGCAATAATGTTTGCGGTGTTATCCATTATGCGGATATTGTCCCTCGTTCCGGCTTGGATGGCTTTTGTCACTTCATCGACTTCCCGCGTAGCCTGCATGGTTTTTTCCGCAAGTTTGCGCACTTCATCCGCGACAACGGCAAATCCCCGTCCGGCGTCACCTGCGCGGGCGGCTTCAATGGCGGCGTTCAATGCCAAAAGGTTTGTTTGGTCTGCAATATCGGTGATGACATTTAAAATGACGCCGATTCCTTCGGCTTTTTTTCCCAAATTGTCGAGGCTTTGTTTCAGGGCTTCCGTGCTTTCATTCACTTCGGAAATGGCTTCGGCAACACCGGAAACGACACGCTGACCGTTCAGCGCCATTTCTTTGGCATGAGTCGAACTCGCCGCCGCCGAGTTTGCGCTTTTTGCGACTGTCTGCGCACTTTCATTCAGCATCATCATGTCTTGGACATTTTCGCGTGAGCTTTGGTATTGCCCTTCGGCGCCGGTCGCCGCTTGTTCAAGACGCCCGCGAAGTGTTTCAATATAGCCTGCCAAATTTTGCACCAAAGAAGTCAATTGGTTTGAAGCTTCCTGCAGCCCCTGTTTTCTTGAAATTTCAGCTTGTTGGCGGCTTTCTTCCGCTTCTTGTATCGCTTTGGCCGCCTTGCCGCTTTGTTCACGGGCGTCCTGTTCGCTGCGCCTGCTTGTTTCAATCATTTCACGCAAATTGTTCACCATGTGGCGCAGGGCGGCAGCCAGCATTCCCACTTCGTCTTTGGTCTCGATGTCCAAAGAACGGTCAAGGTCGCCTGCCGCGACAGCTTCCGCAAAGGTTACGCTCCGCTGCAGCGCGGAAATGAGATAACGCACAATGGCGAAGAGGATGAGGGTAAAGAGCAGGGTTGAAACAAGCGTGAGGATAATGGTGCTCAGGGCGATGTCATGAATGGATTTGAACACTTCGCCCCCTTGCGCTTTGACGATGACGGTCCAGTTGGATTGTTCGTCCGTTTCATAAAGGGCTATCCAATCCTGTCCGCTCCAGTTGTATTCATATATGCCGTTGCGCCATTTGACCATTTTCGGAGTCAATGATGTGGGGGCTACAGGGACCATGATTTCCGCTCCGTCGGGGTGATACATGATTTCACCCACTCCCGTCGCGACAAAGGCGTACCCCAATTTACCTATGCGGACCGGTGCAACGTATTTGTCAGCCAGTTTGGCGAAATTCACCATAGCCATCAGCACGCCGCGGATTTTTCCATTCAGGACGACCGGCACGGCAAAAGGAACAAGCGCATTTGTATCCGGACCCGGAACGGCTTCACCTATGTATTCTTTTTCCTGCATGGCTTCTTTGAATACGGGGGAGTCTGCTATTGACAAGCCGATGCGGCTTTTGTCCGTGCTTGAAATCACGGTGCCTTTCTCATCGGTGGCATCGATGTAGAGCAACACTCCGTCTTTTATGAGCGGACGGTTTATGAAAGAAATATATACGCTTTCCACGCCCGCTTCATGTTTGTCTTCGGAATAAAGCATGCGCATGGGGGTTACGGTGGTGTTGCTTCGCAAATCCTCTAAAATTTTCTCTTTGAAATCTTTCAGTCCTGTGCTTACGGCGTGCAGGCTCGCTTCAAGGTTCGCCATTACGGCTTCGCGAAGGGCTTTTTCTGAGCTGTGATAGGAGTTCCAGCCGGAGAAACCGAAAGCCAGCACAAAGATTAAGACGGAAGGCATCAAAATTTTTGTTCGGAGCGATAATTTCATTGTTTCCCTCGATTATTTATTGAATTTATTTGTTTTAAAAAACATGTTTCTGCACCATAAATGCAATATCTTTTCGGCCAATTTTGCAAAAAAAATTACGGCATTGCGGCAAGACAATTTTTTCCTGCCGAAATATCTTTTTTTGCATGGGCGGATTTGCGGCAATATAGTATGCCATTATTTAATAATCAATCATTTCAATATCGCTCCACGTCATTTCTTCAGGACAAACGGCTTCCATCATGGCAAGACACTTGTCCATGCGTGAGCGTAAATGCCTTTCTTCATTGCTCAGAGAGATAACCTGCAGACGGAGTTTTGTTAAGGAATTTTCCGTTCCGGCTTCCGCAACG
This window encodes:
- a CDS encoding methyl-accepting chemotaxis protein, encoding MKLSLRTKILMPSVLIFVLAFGFSGWNSYHSSEKALREAVMANLEASLHAVSTGLKDFKEKILEDLRSNTTVTPMRMLYSEDKHEAGVESVYISFINRPLIKDGVLLYIDATDEKGTVISSTDKSRIGLSIADSPVFKEAMQEKEYIGEAVPGPDTNALVPFAVPVVLNGKIRGVLMAMVNFAKLADKYVAPVRIGKLGYAFVATGVGEIMYHPDGAEIMVPVAPTSLTPKMVKWRNGIYEYNWSGQDWIALYETDEQSNWTVIVKAQGGEVFKSIHDIALSTIILTLVSTLLFTLILFAIVRYLISALQRSVTFAEAVAAGDLDRSLDIETKDEVGMLAAALRHMVNNLREMIETSRRSEQDAREQSGKAAKAIQEAEESRQQAEISRKQGLQEASNQLTSLVQNLAGYIETLRGRLEQAATGAEGQYQSSRENVQDMMMLNESAQTVAKSANSAAASSTHAKEMALNGQRVVSGVAEAISEVNESTEALKQSLDNLGKKAEGIGVILNVITDIADQTNLLALNAAIEAARAGDAGRGFAVVADEVRKLAEKTMQATREVDEVTKAIQAGTRDNIRIMDNTANIIARTTELAAQAGDSLVEIVKTVEKNAAQVEHITDASHSQSKISIEVTDGIKSVGDIAEETSMLMTEASKDLQNVLAISDELNLKIETLGK
- a CDS encoding DUF503 domain-containing protein; translation: MLFAVLTVEYTLHGNDNLKAKRRVANSLKTKVRNTFNVAVAEAGTENSLTKLRLQVISLSNEERHLRSRMDKCLAMMEAVCPEEMTWSDIEMIDY